The following nucleotide sequence is from Paenibacillus andongensis.
TTGCAGATCGAGTTCCTTTAGGATCAAAGGTAGCGGACATTGGTTCCGATCATGCTCTATTGCCAACGTATTTGGCACAACAGGGTATTATTTTGTTTGCTGTGGCGGGCGAGGTGAACCCAGGGCCATTTGAAGCGGCAACACGGCAGGTTCTTGAAAGCGGATTGTCCAAGAAAATCAGTGTAAGATCCGGTGATGGACTTGCCGTAATTGAGGCTGGAGAAGTGAATGTCATTACGATCGCCGGAATGGGCGGGAGTTTAATGGCGAGTATTTTGGAAGCTGGAAAGCAAAAGCTGCAAGGCGTCACTCATCTCATTTTGCAGCCCAATGTTGGTGAAGATCATGTGCGGCGTTGGTTGCTTGAGCAGGACTGGAAGCTGGAATCCGAAACGATTCTTGAGGAAGACGGCAAGATTTATGAGATATTGACAGCTATTGCTGTGCCGAATGAGGAAAAACAGACTTTGGAGGTTCTTTACGCTGAACGTCAACTGCCAGGCGGGGTAAGGGTTTCGAAGGAACGTTTGCTTCAAATGGGGCCATACTTCATCAGCGAGGCTCCAGAAGTTTGGTTCACCAAGTGGGAAAGTGAGCTGAAAAAGCTTGCCATGATTAAAGGGCAGCTTCAACTTTCTTCAGCTGAAGCTTCTGTAGCGAAGGCGGAGCAGGTCGATCAAGAAATGAAGGAAATAAAGGAGGTACTCGCTTGTTTGCAAAAGGTCAAACCGTAATCCAGCTGTTTGAACAGCTGGCGCCGAAGCATTATGCGATGCCTGATGATAAAATAGGATTACAGCTAGGGTCTTTGCAGAAGGAAATTAAGAAGGTTCTTGTTGCCTTGGATGTCACGGATGAAGTGGTTGAAGAAGCGATTCAGCAAGGTGCTAATCTTATTATTGCTCATCATGCGATTATTTTCAGACCGCTTGCTCATCTGCAAACGGATACGCCTTCAGGCCGTTTATATGAAAAATTAATTAAGAACGACATCGCTGTCTATATCGCTCATACGAATTTGGATGTGGCTGAGGGCGGAGTGAACGATATGATGGCTGATAAGCTCGGTTTGACGGAGCTTACTCATCTAGAGGATGTGCACACTGAGAAGCTGCAGAAGCTCGTTGTTTTCGTCCCTGAGACGCATCATCAGGCTGTGCTGGATGCCCTTTTCACCGCTGGAGCGGGGGGAATCGGGCAGTACAGCCACTGCAGCTTCAACATCCCCGGAACGGGGACGTTCCTGCCGCAGGAAGGGACGCATCCGTTTATCGGGGAAGTAGGCGAGCTTGAACGCGTACAGGAAGTCCGCGTAGAGACCATCGTTACAGCCAGCGTCCAGCGCAAGGCGGTTCAGGCTCTATTGAAGGCCCACCCCTACGAAGAGGTGGCCTATGACCTCTACCCGATGGACCTCAAGGGTAGGGTGTTCGGTCTGGGCCGCGTGGGCAAGCTGCCCGCGGCCACGACCCTTCGCGAGCTAACGGAGCTCGCGAAGCAGGTGTTCGACGTGCCGGCTGTGCGCGTCGTCGGCGATTTGGAACGGCCCATCCGTAAGGTGGCCGTTCTGGGGGGCTCTGGCGGCCGCTACATGCGGCACGCCTTGTTTGCCGGCGCCGATGTGTTGGTTACCGGCGACATTGACTATCACACCGCGCACGATGCACTTGCGGCGGGGTTGACTTTGATCGACGTTGGACATAACGTCGAGAAGATCATGAAGCGCGGCGTGGCTGATTATCTCGCCGCACAGTTGGTCAAGACGGGCACGCAGGTGTTAGCATCCGAGGTAGATACAGAACCATTCCAGTTTTTGTAGGGATGATGTTTTTAACTTACTAATTTGCAGCTGGGAATTGAGGAAACGAACAGCAGTTGTAATTCGAAGGCATTCTTAGTATACTAGCAAATGCACCGGAAAGTTTGACAGACAATCGCTGGCTGTGGGTAAGCCACAGCGAGAGGAAAGTCCGGGCTCCATAAGGCAGGGTGCTGGATAACGTCCAGTCAACGCGAGTTGAAGGATAGGGCCACAGAAATGGACCGCCGATGGTTTCCCGCAAGGGATTCACAGGCAAGGGTGGAACCGTGGTGTAAGAGACCACGAGGTTCTA
It contains:
- a CDS encoding tRNA (adenine(22)-N(1))-methyltransferase, yielding MVKLSKRLQMIADRVPLGSKVADIGSDHALLPTYLAQQGIILFAVAGEVNPGPFEAATRQVLESGLSKKISVRSGDGLAVIEAGEVNVITIAGMGGSLMASILEAGKQKLQGVTHLILQPNVGEDHVRRWLLEQDWKLESETILEEDGKIYEILTAIAVPNEEKQTLEVLYAERQLPGGVRVSKERLLQMGPYFISEAPEVWFTKWESELKKLAMIKGQLQLSSAEASVAKAEQVDQEMKEIKEVLACLQKVKP
- a CDS encoding Nif3-like dinuclear metal center hexameric protein produces the protein MFAKGQTVIQLFEQLAPKHYAMPDDKIGLQLGSLQKEIKKVLVALDVTDEVVEEAIQQGANLIIAHHAIIFRPLAHLQTDTPSGRLYEKLIKNDIAVYIAHTNLDVAEGGVNDMMADKLGLTELTHLEDVHTEKLQKLVVFVPETHHQAVLDALFTAGAGGIGQYSHCSFNIPGTGTFLPQEGTHPFIGEVGELERVQEVRVETIVTASVQRKAVQALLKAHPYEEVAYDLYPMDLKGRVFGLGRVGKLPAATTLRELTELAKQVFDVPAVRVVGDLERPIRKVAVLGGSGGRYMRHALFAGADVLVTGDIDYHTAHDALAAGLTLIDVGHNVEKIMKRGVADYLAAQLVKTGTQVLASEVDTEPFQFL